A window of Deltaproteobacteria bacterium genomic DNA:
ATAAAGCCTCTTTCAGATGATCAATAACCCACTGCGCTGATTCTTCATCATCAGGAAGTTCATAAGCCGCCCAAGAGTGTATATTCGTGATACTGTCCAAGTCTTCCTTCAGTGTTTCGATCTCCTTCAACAGAAAATCACGACGTGGCCCCAAGCGTTCTCTTGTTTCGTATGCTCCAAATATTAATGCGGGATTTCTTTTGCGAAGCTGTTCCATCTTTTCGATCGATGAAGGCAACGCCGGCCATGGCATGTAATCCAGTTCCTTGCATAGCCTTTTTAGGCGTTCTAATTTGGTAGAAATATCCGGTGGTGGGATCGGCCTCCCGAGTTTATCAAGAGGTTGATGCCCTTCTTTGACATAATGAAATAATTCAAAGGGTTTAATGTCTAAGTGGATTAAAAGGTTCTTTCCGGAAATATATTTTGTCATTGCCGCCCCCTTAGCGGTCCCTATGGTTTAAGGGGAAACCGGGTAGGGTCCCCGGCTTTCGGCCCGTCAGCCTATCCCCTTATTTTTCTACAAAAACACCTTGTAACCGATATTCAGTGCCTTCCCCAGGCGCTTCGCCATTTCCTTACCAATGGGGCGCTTGCCGTTCTCCATTTCAGAAATATGGCGCTGAGGGATGCCGGTCAGTTCGGCAAGTTTCATCTGCGTCAGTCCTTCCCTGTATCGTGCCCCGGCCAACGCCTTACCGATAAGCTGCGCCTCCGAACATTCAGGGTAAGCATCGCGCCAGGGGACAGAATCTGATGTGTCCACGAATCCCAACGGCTTCAGGCTTTCAATGGCCCGCGCTATGTTCACAATCGGCCCGATGAATCTAAGTTCAGCGGTTTCAGTAGGGTGCTTTTTCGTGTGTGCCTGCATATGTCACCTCAATCAATTTAATTTCTTTGTCTGTTATTTCCCATATCGCCACATACGTGGGGCGGCCTTTCTTTAAATGACAGTGATAACGGGCGCCGGAAAGGGCGCTGAAATTCGGCCAGTCTCCGCGAATAGGCCCGTTGGCTTCCATATCCTTTTTCAGGGCAATAAGAAGGTTCTGGACATTTTCAGGTAGATTCCTGACTCGCTTATACAGCCCCGCCTTTTCCGTCACTGTCCATGTCATGATTTTATCCTATACCAAATAAAAGTATAATACAAGGTGTTTCTATTTCGTGAAGTTCACAACCTGCCCGGCGTCCTCTTCGGCCTTTTTCTGTCCGGCGCTGTCAATGGCCCTCTCAAGGTTCATTGTGGCATTGTGCAAGGTCCCTTTTGATAAGTGCGCGTACCTTTCCGTCATGGCAATTACTGAATGGCCCATAAGCTCTTTGACTGTGTAAAGATCCGTTCCCGCCGAAACGTGCCAGGATGCAAAAGTGTGTCGGCAAGTATGGAAGAAAACTCTTTGCCGCCTGTCCGTAATGCCATTGTTTAGGCCCAG
This region includes:
- a CDS encoding helix-turn-helix transcriptional regulator, producing MQAHTKKHPTETAELRFIGPIVNIARAIESLKPLGFVDTSDSVPWRDAYPECSEAQLIGKALAGARYREGLTQMKLAELTGIPQRHISEMENGKRPIGKEMAKRLGKALNIGYKVFL
- a CDS encoding cytotoxic translational repressor of toxin-antitoxin stability system; the protein is MTWTVTEKAGLYKRVRNLPENVQNLLIALKKDMEANGPIRGDWPNFSALSGARYHCHLKKGRPTYVAIWEITDKEIKLIEVTYAGTHEKAPY